A section of the Acidobacterium capsulatum ATCC 51196 genome encodes:
- a CDS encoding pirin family protein, whose product MSLRAPREILETKTTMEGAGVKLERAFGFGKTKDFDPFLLFDDFRNDDPKNYLAGFPWHPHRGIETITYVLAGEVEHGDSLGNRGSLTGGDLQWMTAGSGILHHEMPKGDAQGRMHGFQLWANLPASLKMTAPRYQDIPSAAIPEVTEDDGTHVRVLCGEFWGQRGPVEGVAADPQYIDVSVPPGKKRRLKVDVTRNAFAYVFAGAGTFRDASEPRAVLTEQAHAPEAAPVYDAKNHTMVLFDRGDEIVVQAGPEGIRFLLISGKPIEEPVAWYGPIVMNTQEELRTAMSELQSGKFIKHP is encoded by the coding sequence ATGTCTCTCAGAGCACCCCGGGAGATTCTTGAGACGAAGACGACGATGGAAGGCGCAGGAGTGAAGCTGGAGCGCGCCTTTGGCTTTGGCAAGACCAAGGACTTTGATCCGTTTCTGCTCTTCGACGATTTTCGTAACGATGACCCCAAAAATTATCTGGCGGGGTTTCCGTGGCATCCTCATCGCGGCATTGAAACGATTACCTATGTGCTGGCGGGCGAGGTGGAGCATGGCGACAGCCTGGGCAATCGCGGCAGCCTGACCGGCGGCGACCTGCAGTGGATGACGGCGGGCAGCGGCATTCTGCATCACGAGATGCCGAAGGGCGATGCGCAGGGGCGGATGCATGGCTTTCAGCTCTGGGCCAATCTGCCGGCCTCGCTCAAGATGACCGCGCCGCGCTACCAGGACATTCCTTCGGCTGCGATTCCTGAAGTGACGGAGGACGACGGCACGCATGTGCGCGTGCTGTGCGGCGAGTTCTGGGGCCAGCGCGGGCCGGTGGAAGGCGTGGCGGCGGATCCGCAGTACATTGATGTGTCAGTGCCGCCGGGCAAGAAGCGCCGCCTCAAGGTGGATGTGACGCGCAATGCGTTTGCGTATGTATTCGCAGGCGCAGGCACGTTTCGCGACGCCTCAGAGCCGCGCGCGGTGCTGACGGAGCAGGCGCACGCGCCCGAGGCCGCGCCGGTGTACGACGCGAAGAATCACACGATGGTGCTCTTTGATCGCGGTGATGAGATTGTGGTGCAGGCGGGGCCCGAGGGCATTCGCTTTCTGCTGATCTCAGGCAAGCCGATCGAGGAGCCGGTCGCGTGGTACGGGCCGATTGTGATGAACACGCAGGAGGAGCTGCGCACGGCGATGAGCGAACTGCAGAGCGGGAAGTTCATCAAGCATCCCTGA
- a CDS encoding MarR family winged helix-turn-helix transcriptional regulator, whose product MKKPPPTHAALAEPASTRPRTKPEPVRAPAPERATPPEEDLSGLHTWLILWKAQRAVGQNAHRSIAGLGLGLSEFAALELLLHKGPQPVNTIGKKILLTSGSITTAVDRLESRGLVRRMPHPTDHRARLVELTSEGRDLIQCAFRRHRLDMEETAAALSPQERRELMRLLRKWGHSAAERLSER is encoded by the coding sequence ATGAAGAAACCACCTCCCACGCACGCAGCTCTTGCCGAACCCGCAAGCACCCGGCCACGCACAAAGCCGGAACCGGTGCGAGCACCCGCGCCCGAGCGCGCCACCCCGCCGGAAGAAGACCTCAGCGGCCTGCACACCTGGCTCATCCTCTGGAAGGCCCAGCGCGCTGTCGGGCAGAACGCCCATCGCAGCATTGCGGGGCTCGGCCTCGGCCTCTCCGAGTTTGCCGCTCTTGAATTGCTGCTCCACAAGGGCCCGCAGCCGGTCAACACCATCGGCAAAAAGATTCTGCTCACCAGCGGCTCCATCACCACCGCCGTCGACCGGCTTGAGAGCCGGGGCCTGGTGCGCCGCATGCCCCACCCCACCGACCATCGCGCCCGCCTCGTCGAGCTCACTTCCGAGGGCCGCGATCTCATCCAGTGCGCCTTCCGCCGCCACCGTCTCGACATGGAAGAGACCGCCGCCGCCCTCAGCCCTCAGGAACGCCGCGAGCTGATGCGCCTGCTCAGGAAGTGGGGCCACTCCGCCGCCGAGCGCCTCTCCGAGCGGTAA
- the dusB gene encoding tRNA dihydrouridine synthase DusB, protein MKKQWDNPVEYTMPEGVRVPASMDIGGVVVAPATVLAPMAGVTDTVFRRFIRNASLFAEGGAGAANVDREVTNQQSGCGLIMTEFTSADGLSKMRESKRKRYLTFYEDEHPIAAQLFGSNPETLAEGARIVEDTGFDMVDLNLGCPAKRVVACNGGSGLLRDLPLIAKIFEAVRGAVKIPFTVKFRLGWNDQHIICVPLARLAEESGLNAVSLHARTREQGYSGQARWEHIAEVKDAVRIPVIGNGDVRTPEDACALVAKTGCDGVMIGRAAPANPWIFRQIAQYTATGRYDEPSEADRYQMIRTYFEMLLDEGREDEHASRAAEGKMKQFASWFTHGVPGGAGLRKSIYEAKTGPKILDAVERFFETRLSGEALEPLQRMEDVPEDFPAMDSAACAG, encoded by the coding sequence ATGAAGAAGCAGTGGGACAATCCGGTCGAGTACACCATGCCGGAGGGCGTGCGCGTGCCCGCGTCGATGGATATCGGCGGGGTGGTGGTGGCTCCGGCAACGGTGCTGGCGCCCATGGCGGGGGTGACGGATACGGTGTTCCGCCGCTTCATCCGGAACGCGAGCCTGTTTGCCGAGGGCGGCGCGGGCGCGGCGAATGTGGACCGCGAGGTGACCAACCAGCAGTCCGGCTGCGGGCTCATCATGACCGAGTTCACCTCGGCGGATGGGTTGTCGAAGATGCGCGAGTCCAAGCGCAAGCGCTACCTCACGTTTTATGAGGACGAGCATCCCATTGCGGCGCAGCTTTTCGGGTCGAATCCGGAGACGCTGGCCGAGGGGGCGCGCATTGTGGAAGACACCGGCTTTGACATGGTGGACCTGAATCTTGGCTGCCCGGCCAAGCGCGTAGTGGCGTGCAACGGCGGCAGCGGCCTGCTGCGCGACCTGCCGCTGATTGCGAAGATATTTGAAGCAGTGCGCGGGGCGGTGAAGATTCCTTTCACGGTCAAGTTCCGGCTGGGCTGGAACGATCAGCACATCATTTGCGTTCCGCTGGCGCGGCTGGCCGAAGAAAGCGGGCTGAATGCCGTGTCACTGCATGCTCGCACGCGCGAGCAGGGCTACTCCGGTCAGGCACGGTGGGAGCACATTGCGGAAGTGAAGGATGCGGTGCGGATTCCGGTGATTGGCAACGGCGATGTGCGCACGCCGGAAGATGCCTGCGCGCTGGTGGCGAAGACGGGCTGCGACGGGGTGATGATTGGCCGTGCGGCTCCGGCGAATCCGTGGATTTTTCGCCAGATTGCACAGTACACGGCGACGGGCCGCTATGACGAGCCCAGCGAGGCGGATCGCTACCAGATGATTCGCACCTACTTTGAGATGCTGCTCGACGAGGGCCGCGAAGATGAGCATGCCTCGCGTGCGGCCGAGGGCAAGATGAAGCAGTTTGCCTCATGGTTCACGCATGGAGTGCCGGGTGGTGCGGGGTTGCGCAAGTCCATTTATGAGGCAAAGACGGGGCCGAAGATTCTGGATGCGGTGGAGCGGTTTTTTGAGACGCGCCTGA
- a CDS encoding AsmA-like C-terminal region-containing protein: MIVAILLGIGQWVVNNAEPMLRRRIVDSLSARLNSRVVLQHFHVSLVAGLSATGSGLQIYPNDMPSGRPLATVEKFSFHTHWHDLFRSPMNIALVKVSGLHLNIPPKQVRQQVKALHPMRGQKGSHKQSINVDRVQVDHAVLNIMSSKPGKPPMMFVISNIRMGAAEKGKGRHFTAQLINPKPVGAIATDGYFGPFHADDPGQTPVSGDYSFAHADLGTIKGIGGMLSSKGHYQGQLNHIVVDGETDTPDFSLSTANTPVPLHTQFHAIVDGTNGNTYLQPVNAMLNHSKIVARGEVVRGPGGKGHEIDLKVESGPANIEDFLRLAVKTTPPLMSGAVTLHFSLKIPPGKVSVVKKLQLDGTFQLKNAHFNNPKFQAAVDELSLRAQGRPKKAKTIGKARKQGNLDQVQMPDAASQMQGHFYLGNGKLRLQHLVYTVKGAVVGLDGVYSLDGKQFDLHGVVRTSAKASQMVTGWKHWALKIANPFLSKKNAGMQVPIQIHGTRSSPHFGLDFKHRHEDEKALPKGKRVQPPPQ; encoded by the coding sequence GTGATAGTGGCAATTCTGCTGGGTATTGGCCAGTGGGTGGTGAACAACGCCGAGCCGATGCTGCGTCGAAGGATTGTGGACTCACTCTCGGCGCGCCTGAATAGCCGGGTGGTTCTGCAGCACTTTCATGTTTCGCTGGTGGCTGGGTTGTCGGCGACGGGCAGCGGGCTGCAGATTTATCCGAACGATATGCCGTCAGGGCGGCCGCTGGCGACGGTGGAGAAGTTCTCCTTTCATACTCACTGGCATGATCTGTTTCGCAGCCCGATGAACATTGCGCTGGTGAAGGTGAGCGGGCTGCATCTGAACATTCCGCCGAAGCAGGTGCGTCAGCAGGTGAAGGCGCTGCACCCCATGCGCGGACAGAAGGGCTCGCACAAGCAGAGCATCAACGTGGATCGCGTGCAGGTGGATCACGCGGTGCTGAACATCATGAGCAGCAAGCCGGGCAAGCCGCCGATGATGTTTGTGATTTCGAATATCCGGATGGGAGCGGCGGAAAAGGGCAAGGGGCGGCACTTTACGGCGCAGCTCATCAATCCCAAGCCGGTGGGCGCGATTGCCACGGATGGTTATTTCGGGCCGTTTCATGCGGACGATCCGGGGCAGACGCCGGTCTCGGGCGATTACAGCTTTGCGCATGCTGATCTCGGAACCATCAAGGGCATCGGCGGCATGCTTTCGTCCAAAGGGCATTATCAGGGGCAACTGAACCACATTGTGGTGGATGGCGAGACGGATACACCCGACTTCAGCCTGAGCACGGCGAATACACCGGTGCCGCTGCACACTCAATTTCATGCGATTGTGGATGGCACCAACGGCAACACCTATCTGCAGCCGGTGAACGCCATGCTGAACCACTCGAAGATTGTGGCGCGCGGTGAGGTGGTGCGCGGCCCCGGCGGCAAGGGGCATGAGATTGATCTGAAGGTGGAATCAGGGCCCGCCAACATTGAGGACTTTTTGCGGCTGGCGGTGAAGACGACGCCTCCGTTGATGAGCGGCGCGGTGACGCTGCATTTTTCGTTGAAGATTCCGCCGGGCAAGGTGTCTGTGGTGAAAAAGCTGCAGTTGGATGGGACCTTTCAGTTGAAGAATGCACACTTCAACAATCCGAAATTTCAGGCGGCGGTGGATGAGCTGAGCCTGCGGGCGCAGGGGCGGCCGAAAAAGGCGAAGACGATCGGCAAGGCGCGCAAGCAGGGGAATCTCGATCAGGTGCAGATGCCGGATGCGGCCTCGCAAATGCAGGGGCACTTTTACCTTGGGAATGGAAAGCTGAGGCTGCAGCATCTGGTCTACACGGTGAAGGGCGCGGTCGTGGGGCTTGACGGCGTGTATTCGCTTGACGGAAAGCAGTTTGACCTGCATGGCGTGGTGCGCACCTCGGCCAAGGCATCGCAGATGGTGACGGGCTGGAAGCACTGGGCGCTGAAGATCGCCAATCCGTTCCTGTCAAAGAAGAATGCGGGGATGCAGGTGCCCATCCAGATTCACGGGACGCGCTCGTCGCCGCACTTCGGTCTCGACTTCAAGCATCGCCATGAAGATGAGAAGGCGCTGCCGAAGGGCAAGCGGGTGCAGCCTCCGCCGCAGTAG
- the rpmE gene encoding 50S ribosomal protein L31 yields the protein MPKQNIHPNYNEIHVKCACGNDFTTRSTHRGDIHVEICSACHPFFTGKQKLIDTAGRVERFRRKYAKVEAAK from the coding sequence ATGCCAAAGCAGAATATTCATCCGAACTACAACGAAATTCATGTCAAGTGCGCCTGCGGGAACGACTTTACGACGCGCTCGACCCATCGTGGTGACATCCACGTGGAAATCTGCTCGGCTTGCCACCCGTTTTTCACCGGTAAGCAGAAGCTGATCGACACCGCGGGCCGCGTGGAGCGCTTCCGCCGCAAGTACGCCAAGGTCGAAGCCGCCAAGTAA
- a CDS encoding YceI family protein produces MKTVYKIDPAHSGAQFTVRHMMISNVRGGFSNVQGTIEYDPQNVAATSIESVIDVNTINTLDAQRDAHLKSPDFLHAEQHPTITFKSKKFESAGDGEAKVTGDLTIHGVTKEVVLNVEGPTPEAKDPFGNVRIGASATTKIKRSEFGLTWNAAIETGGVLVGDDLKIELEISAIRA; encoded by the coding sequence ATGAAGACTGTTTATAAGATCGATCCGGCGCACTCGGGCGCGCAGTTCACGGTTCGCCACATGATGATCAGCAATGTGCGCGGCGGCTTCAGCAACGTGCAGGGCACGATTGAGTATGATCCGCAGAATGTGGCGGCGACCAGCATTGAGTCCGTGATTGACGTGAACACGATCAACACGCTCGATGCGCAGCGCGATGCGCACCTGAAGAGCCCGGATTTTCTGCATGCCGAGCAGCACCCGACGATCACCTTCAAGAGCAAGAAGTTTGAGAGCGCGGGCGACGGCGAGGCGAAGGTGACCGGCGACCTGACCATTCATGGCGTGACGAAGGAAGTCGTGCTGAACGTGGAGGGCCCGACGCCGGAAGCGAAGGACCCGTTTGGCAATGTGCGCATTGGCGCCTCGGCCACGACGAAGATCAAGCGCAGTGAGTTTGGCCTGACATGGAATGCCGCCATTGAAACCGGCGGCGTGCTGGTGGGCGATGACCTGAAGATTGAGCTGGAGATTTCGGCGATTCGCGCGTAA